The proteins below are encoded in one region of Silene latifolia isolate original U9 population chromosome 2, ASM4854445v1, whole genome shotgun sequence:
- the LOC141641510 gene encoding uncharacterized protein LOC141641510, whose amino-acid sequence MVGRLVDWVATNKESLWVKWVNANYLKGREWQEYAPTSNSSWGIWQVQPSGYTPAGCYEWLRGTQPTVEWSKAIWDNWSLPKHRFLGWLIAHNSLHTNSRLMRFGMDVDGQCVLCGLAEETQQHLFFSCAYTRRVLKAVMDCTSLKLPEGDILHWCVHNPGLKIQRGVKVALVMSILYQVWQQRNKCRVEQVLMRPMCLAQRISEDMRKRIRERDKCRMTTHELDWLGSLKFT is encoded by the exons ATGGTTGGAAGACTTGTGGATTGGGTAGCTACAAACAAGGAGTCCTTATGGGTGAAATGGGTGAATGCTAACTATCTGAAGGGGAGGGAATGGCAGGAATATGCTCCAACAAGTAACTCCAGTTGG GGGATATGGCAGGTGCAACCCTCTGGGTACACTCCTGCTGGCTGTTATGAGTGGCTCAGAGGGACACAACCCACAGTGGAGTGGTCTAAAGCTATTTGGGATAACTGGAGCTTGCCTAAGCACAGGTTCCTGGGATGGCTCATTGCTCACAACTCGTTGCATACAAATAGCAGACTTATGAGATTTGGGATGGATGTTGATGGACAGTGTGTCCTATGTGGGTTAGCAGAAGAGACGCAACAGCATTTATTTTTTTCGTGTGCCTATACTAGGAGAGTTCTAAAGGCTGTGATGGACTGTACTAGTTTAAAGCTCCCTGAGGGTGACATTTTGCATTGGTGTGTCCATAATCCTGGCTTGAAAATTCAGCGAGGGGTGAAGGTTGCTTTGGTTATGAGCATTCTGTATCAAGTATGGCAGCAAAGGAACAAATGTAGAGTTGAGCAAGTTCTGATGAGGCCTATGTGCCTGGCTCAACGGATCAGTGAGGACATGAGgaagagaataagggaaagagACAAGTGTAGGATGACTACACATGAGCTAGATTGGTTAGGAAGTTTAAAATTTACTTGA